Proteins encoded within one genomic window of Granulicella pectinivorans:
- a CDS encoding M28 family peptidase: MKSLLKLSLLLLVCLPSFAQKPGAVSGAAVYATTRQLLAVAPKRFNGSPGHAKAEQFIQDHFAPEKAKGNFEQDSFTARTPAGMQSMNNYIVKFPGKKDGIIVLGTHYETNWPLRDINFVGANDGAATTALLIGIGQYLRAHPPEGYSVWLAFFDGEEAVQSWTNSDSLYGSRHLAAKWSQNGTIGKIKAFVLADMCGDRDLNIDHDANSTPWLEDLLATAAKNTGHASSVFKNQTEVEDDHLPFKQRGVPVLDIIDLDYGPPTKEHPEGGFHHTELDSIDKVSAHSLQISADLFLEVIRLVNAKG, from the coding sequence ATGAAGAGTCTTCTGAAGCTGAGTCTGCTGTTGCTGGTCTGCCTGCCGTCGTTCGCCCAGAAGCCCGGTGCCGTCAGTGGGGCCGCCGTCTATGCGACCACCAGGCAGCTTCTGGCGGTCGCGCCGAAGCGCTTCAACGGCTCTCCGGGTCACGCGAAGGCCGAGCAGTTCATCCAGGATCACTTCGCCCCCGAAAAAGCCAAGGGCAACTTCGAGCAGGACAGCTTCACCGCCCGCACGCCCGCCGGCATGCAGTCGATGAACAACTACATCGTCAAGTTCCCCGGCAAGAAGGACGGCATCATCGTCCTCGGCACCCACTACGAGACCAACTGGCCCCTGCGCGACATCAATTTCGTTGGCGCCAACGACGGAGCCGCGACCACTGCGCTGCTCATTGGCATCGGCCAGTACCTCCGCGCCCACCCGCCCGAGGGCTACTCGGTCTGGCTGGCCTTCTTCGACGGGGAAGAGGCCGTCCAAAGCTGGACGAACTCCGACTCGCTCTACGGATCGCGCCACCTCGCCGCCAAGTGGAGCCAGAACGGAACCATCGGCAAGATCAAGGCCTTCGTTCTCGCCGACATGTGCGGCGATCGCGACCTGAACATCGATCACGACGCTAACTCCACGCCCTGGCTGGAAGACCTGCTCGCCACCGCAGCGAAAAACACTGGCCACGCGTCCTCGGTCTTCAAGAACCAGACCGAGGTCGAAGACGATCACTTACCCTTCAAACAGCGCGGCGTCCCGGTCCTCGACATCATCGACCTCGACTACGGTCCCCCCACCAAGGAGCATCCGGAAGGCGGCTTCCACCACACCGAGCTCGACTCCATCGACAAGGTGAGCGCCCACTCCCTGCAGATCTCGGCGGACCTCTTCCTCGAAGTCATCCGTCTCGTCAACGCCAAAGGCTAG
- a CDS encoding histidine phosphatase family protein has translation MSLLIPPSQLWLCRHGETEWSLSGAHTSRTDIPLTDNGREKAVELGAYLKDTPFAAVFVSPMHRAKETCRIAGLIDNAYIDEGLMEWNYGIYEGKTTKEIREEVPGWSVWKDPIYEGETAEQVGERADDVIARALEAGGQQGGGNVALFAHAHILRILAARWIGLPAKGGALFGLGTGSVSVLGWERETRVILHWNRGFGG, from the coding sequence ATGAGCTTACTGATCCCACCAAGCCAGCTATGGCTTTGTCGACATGGCGAAACCGAATGGAGCCTTTCGGGGGCACACACCAGCCGCACCGACATTCCGCTGACCGACAACGGGCGCGAGAAGGCCGTCGAGCTTGGCGCTTATTTGAAGGACACACCGTTTGCGGCGGTGTTTGTGAGCCCGATGCACCGCGCAAAGGAGACATGCCGGATCGCGGGATTGATCGACAACGCGTACATCGATGAAGGGCTGATGGAGTGGAATTACGGGATCTACGAGGGCAAGACGACCAAGGAGATTCGCGAGGAGGTTCCGGGCTGGTCGGTGTGGAAGGATCCCATCTATGAGGGCGAGACGGCGGAGCAGGTGGGCGAGCGGGCGGATGATGTGATCGCACGGGCGCTGGAGGCAGGTGGGCAGCAGGGCGGCGGGAATGTGGCGCTGTTCGCGCATGCGCATATTCTGCGTATTCTGGCGGCGCGGTGGATTGGATTGCCGGCTAAGGGTGGCGCATTGTTCGGGCTTGGGACGGGGAGCGTTTCGGTGCTCGGATGGGAGCGGGAGACGCGGGTGATCTTGCACTGGAATCGTGGGTTCGGCGGATAA
- a CDS encoding twin-arginine translocase TatA/TatE family subunit yields MPSFQDSAVIFIIALLLFGPKKLPELARQLGKLMGEFRRASNDFRMQMEDELRMAEQADRQKKIAEIEAAAPVAPALEASTELETTMPTAHPDSGEDFVQRDGAVEYTVEDPAPVAAEVQPIASEGDLKMMPPDTGLPVGRGNSALTPLLESIPEATPAEIEARAGHAAESTQVDHHG; encoded by the coding sequence ATGCCTAGCTTTCAGGACAGTGCAGTCATCTTCATTATCGCGTTGCTGCTCTTCGGCCCCAAGAAGCTGCCGGAGCTGGCACGCCAGTTGGGCAAGCTGATGGGCGAGTTCCGGCGCGCGTCGAACGACTTCCGGATGCAGATGGAAGACGAGCTGCGGATGGCCGAACAAGCCGATCGCCAGAAGAAGATCGCCGAGATTGAGGCGGCGGCTCCGGTTGCACCCGCGCTTGAGGCGTCGACGGAGCTCGAAACGACCATGCCCACGGCCCATCCCGATAGCGGGGAAGACTTCGTCCAGAGAGACGGCGCAGTCGAATACACGGTGGAAGATCCCGCGCCGGTTGCGGCCGAGGTTCAGCCCATCGCCAGTGAGGGTGATTTGAAGATGATGCCGCCCGACACAGGGCTCCCGGTGGGACGGGGTAACAGCGCGTTGACGCCTCTGCTCGAATCGATCCCCGAGGCCACGCCGGCCGAGATCGAGGCGCGTGCCGGTCATGCCGCGGAAAGCACGCAGGTGGACCACCATGGATGA
- the tatC gene encoding twin-arginine translocase subunit TatC yields the protein MDDPIDKARAEIKDRAELPGMSLMEHLEELRKRLVHSILYLLGGCAIAYVFNAKLITWVQQPLLNIGLKMTMTHPTDALNLMIKSAAVFGAIFASPFILYQVWLFISPGMYAHEKKYVFPFMGATVGLFLSGAWFGYRYVLPGAMVFLIQDIGKNYTHMITIEDYTGFFLAVILGLGVTFELPVLIFFLALFGIVDAKFLLKHIRYAILLIFLIAAIICPLPDPISMCLFASPMLVLYLIGVGVALVVHPERRKAREAKRA from the coding sequence ATGGATGACCCGATCGATAAGGCACGCGCCGAGATCAAAGACCGCGCCGAACTGCCCGGCATGAGCCTGATGGAGCACCTGGAAGAGCTGCGCAAGCGCCTCGTCCACTCCATCCTGTACCTGCTCGGCGGCTGCGCCATCGCCTATGTCTTCAACGCGAAGCTCATCACCTGGGTGCAGCAGCCGCTGCTCAACATCGGCCTCAAGATGACGATGACCCACCCCACTGACGCGCTGAACCTCATGATCAAGTCGGCGGCGGTCTTCGGTGCCATCTTCGCCAGCCCGTTCATCCTGTACCAGGTCTGGCTCTTCATCTCCCCGGGCATGTACGCGCACGAGAAGAAGTACGTCTTCCCCTTCATGGGCGCGACCGTCGGCCTGTTCCTCAGCGGAGCCTGGTTCGGCTATCGCTATGTGCTCCCCGGCGCAATGGTCTTCCTCATCCAGGACATCGGCAAGAACTACACCCACATGATCACCATCGAGGACTACACCGGCTTCTTCCTCGCGGTCATCCTCGGACTCGGCGTCACCTTTGAACTGCCGGTTCTCATCTTCTTCCTTGCGCTCTTCGGCATCGTCGACGCGAAGTTCCTGCTCAAACACATCCGTTACGCGATCCTGCTGATCTTCCTCATCGCTGCCATCATCTGCCCGCTGCCGGACCCCATCAGCATGTGCCTCTTCGCCAGCCCGATGCTTGTCCTCTACCTCATTGGCGTGGGTGTCGCGCTGGTCGTCCACCCGGAACGTCGTAAGGCCAGGGAGGCCAAGCGCGCATGA